CCAGGCCCGCGACCGCCTGATCCGCATCTATGAGCAGATGCCTGAGCCGAAGTTCGTGATTGCGGTCGGCTCCTGTGCGCTCTCCGGCGGCGTGTTCGACGGCCTGTATAACGTCGAGGGCGGCATCGACCAGGTACTGCCGGTAGCAGCGTATGTTCCCGGCTGCCCACCACGCCCGGAAGCGATCATCGACGGCGTGGTCAAGCTGCTCAGCAGCCTGGAGCAGCCCGCTGCAGAAGCCGCTCCTGCCCACAAGCAGGGCGCCACGCAGCCCGTCTATGAAGGGGAATCGATATGAGCGCCCAGGAGTTGCTGGCAAGCGCCCGTGCGCTGCTGGAAACCTTCGTCGCGGAGTACAACACGCCGGAGGAAGATCGGCTGGATATCTGG
This portion of the Anaerolineae bacterium genome encodes:
- a CDS encoding NADH-quinone oxidoreductase subunit B family protein codes for the protein MESVVEGLKTWARVNSPWVIHFNSGSCNGCDIEILATITPRYDLERFGIKLQGSPRHADVLICTGPVTRQARDRLIRIYEQMPEPKFVIAVGSCALSGGVFDGLYNVEGGIDQVLPVAAYVPGCPPRPEAIIDGVVKLLSSLEQPAAEAAPAHKQGATQPVYEGESI